DNA sequence from the Haemorhous mexicanus isolate bHaeMex1 chromosome 24, bHaeMex1.pri, whole genome shotgun sequence genome:
GTCAGCATCTCCGTGGGGGTTCCTGTCAGTTTTCCTTGGGGGGGATGGAGTTCTGATGGGATTACTGCTTGGATTTGTTCTTTAAAAGCTATCAGCTCTTAACCCTGGAAGTGAACCTAGCAATGAATTCCTGCATGTGCAATGATGATTTCAGACCTTTGAAGCCTTTTTAGTGCCATTTCCCCCCCATATTACTTGTTTTCCAGGGTCCTGTTTTAAGAGGATGAAATGTGTTTTAGGCTGCAGATTCCCCAATAGCTTGGTGATGCCCTGCCCTCGACAGGGCCCTCTCAGCTGATTTAACTTGCCAGCCCTATAAAAACCCAGGATCTCGGGGAACCGGCTCACTTCCTGCAGCATCAGGCAGCTGAATTCCTGCACAGAAGGGTCtgaggggagctgcagccagcgGAAGGGAGCGTGGGAGTgggagctggagggagggaagcaaGCTGGCCTGCTTGGTGGGCATGGAGCCATCAGGCTTGCTGAGACATTGGGGAGAGAGCAACCTTGGTGGCTTCACCATAGGGCTGGttctcctttcttccctcctagcacagaaagcaaagctgGCGTAGGTTTAACTTCAaatggctgctctgctctccttcacAGGATGAGCTACATGTAATCAGGGCATTTGGTGCCTTCTCTTGCACCACTTCAGCACACGGCACCTACGGTGGGAATGAACTTGTTCCCACACCAGGCTTCCCAGCCATCCAGGCTGTTACTGCCTTCAAGTCATCACCTCTAgcttgagaaaaaaaagcacattacaACCCCGCGACTAAAGATTAAGCTGTTCCGAGACTGTGCTACGTAGGCAGCCTGCAACTTTCCCTGTTTTATTAATGGAATCCATGGCATCTGCTCGGGTCCTCAGAGGcactcacagctctgccatggcaggattGCCTGACTGAAGCCACCTTCATCTGTAGGAGATCCTAGATTTATTTCCCAGAGGTGTGGGAAGACTTGACTCCACATGCTGCTGCGCCCATCCATCCGCACTCTAATCCTGGCTTTCCTCATTTCTGCAGGTGATCTCCCTGGATCTCCGCTCCAGCCTgccagaggggcagcagcttAACTGCCACGagggtgaggggcagcaggaggagctccgCTACACCCACATCCTTAACAGGGTGCTGCCACCCGACATCCGGGTGCTGGCCTGGGCCCCCGTGGGGCCAGAGTTCAGCGCCCGCTTCAGCTGCCTGAGCCGCACCTACCGGTACTTCTTCCCCTGCGCCCAGCTGGACGTGGCCCTCATGGACACCGCGGCCCAGCGCTACGTGGGCACCCACGACTTCCGCAACCTCTGCAAGATGGACGTGGCCAACGGGGTGCTCAACTTCCAGAGGACGATCCTCAGCGCCAGAGTGACGTGGGTGGacaggggaggagaagccaGGCCACGGGATCCCTTCCGGCTGTGCCAGTTCGAGGTGACAGGACAGGCATTCCTGTACCACCAAGTCCGTTGCATGATGGCCGTGCTGTTCCTCATTGGCCAGGGCATGGAGAGCCCGGATGTCATTGATGAGCTGCTGAACGTGGAGAAGAACCCTCGGAAACCACAGTACAGGTAGGGATTGGTCTGGAAAACCCAATGGGCTGCTCTTCAGAGcaacagctgtgcctggagtgCTGCTGGCAAGACATGCCAGCACATGAAGCAGTCTCACACATGGAAACAGACTGCCAGTGGCCTCACTGGAACGTATCCACAAGgatctctgttttctttctcttgagTGAAGTTTTGATAGCTGTAGTCCTTGGTATTTGGTGAAAATTAAGTTACTTTTTACTCAGAAAGGAAGTTCCATGGAGGTTAGGGCTGGTTTTGGCAGATCCATTGTTCTTGAGCCTTTTTGTGGtccctcctcctgtccttgtccccagcatGGCGGTCGAGTTCCCCCTGGTCCTGTACGACTGTGAGTTCCCAGACCTGCAGTGGCTCTATGACCAAGAGGTGCAGGGCTTCAACGTGACACacttgcagcagctctgggccagCCATGCCATCAAAACCCACGTGCTCCGGGACATGttggcagggctggatgctGCTCCCGTGGCCACCAGAAAAGGTAAAGGGAGTATGGGGGGAATAACTTGGAATGCACGCTGACAGAcagcagggttagatgggatattgggaagaaattcttcccagggaggatggggaagccctggaacagggtgcccagagaagctgtggctgcctgtggatccctggcagtgttgaaagccaggctggacagagcttggagcagcctgggatagagAAGGGTGTCCCTGAccgtggcagggggtggaatgagataagctttaaggtccattccaacaCAACCATTATGGGATTCTGGGAATTACAGAGGATtatctgcttaaaaaaaaaaaaaaaaaaaaaaaagaaagaaaaaaggacgGGATAATTAAATGTTGTTTTTCCATGATGTCACAGGTCCAGAGAGCAGCCTGGTGCCCTGGAgtgagctgcagcccccaaTCCACAGCCAGATCAGCGGCTTCATGGAAGGGGTCCAAGCCCGCACCTACAAGCCCCTGCTGGCCCGGCCCCGATGCGAGGGGCTGGAGGCCCGGATCGAGCACTTCGTGCGGAGGGGCCGCATCGAGCCGCCCCAGGGGCCGGGACTGCCGGGGGACTGGGCCGGGGAGTCCCCTGAGGGCAAGCGGGGCAGCAGCGGAGCCCCCGAGCAGCTGCCCAAGAGGATCTGTATGGACCCCGAGTGACGGGGCACCTCGGCATGGGAGCAGCAGACACTTCaccctttttttaaataactgtaatcggaaaaaaaaaaaaaaagcgctTTTTCAGTGCTATTTTTTATAAATCTCAAGAAAACCGGCGTAGCAGTGTTGTGTTCTGGTTTGGTGGCAATGGGAGGGGGCTCAGCGCCCCCAGCGCAGTGAGGCGGCGCTGAGGGGATGGCCGAGGCTATACGGGCTGGGGTCCCCCACCCCGCTCTCTCCCCGGTACctccggccgggcccggccgcgcCGCTCCCACTCCTCCGTTGTCAGCTGCAACTGCCGCCGAGGTTTAAACACCCCCGCGCGCCGCCATTGGCCAGCGCTGCTGTCGCTCATCAGGCGGCACCTTCCCATTGGGCAGGCCCTCCGCGGTGCTGCACTCGCGGCGCCGCCATTGGCCGGCTGAGGGACGTGGAGAAGGAGGTAGAAGatggcggcgggcggcggcggcgcggcgaGGCGCTGTTGGCGGAGCGGCGTGGGGCTGGCCCGGGCGGTGCGTGGTGTCTGTGGGACCGGACGGGCGACGGCGGCTCTGCGGGCGGAGGAGCTGGCGGAGCGGCTGCGGAAGAGCGAGGAGCAACAGCGAGAGGTGAGCGGAGTGcgggctgctgggcctggggtCTCCAGACTACAACTCCCGGCGTGCACAGCGCGGGCGGGTACGGGGAGCGAAACTCGCGGGTGAGGGATCGGGAGGGACGGGAGAAtactcatccagttccacccgctgccaggggcagggacaccctccccTAGGCCGgggtgctcccagctccttccaaacctggccttgggcactcccaAGGGTGGGGCAGTGCTCTGGGCAACTTGTGTCAGGGCCTCACTACCTTCACAGGGAACATTTCTTCCCAGTATTCCCTCTAATTCCGTGTTTTGTCGGTGTGAAGCTATTCTCTCTtatcctgtcactccaggcccttgtcctcagtccctgtccagctctccaggagagctcagagccccttca
Encoded proteins:
- the PUS3 gene encoding tRNA pseudouridine(38/39) synthase, whose product is MAEEITATDHEQLLRRVQELEVEVKRLQEKLQEDKEGAGRREAAPASGKARKRQQRPFDFGAHSRRHVALRIAYLGWGYQGFASQENTPNTIEEKLFDALKKTRLVDDRQTSNYHRCGRTDKGVSAFGQVISLDLRSSLPEGQQLNCHEGEGQQEELRYTHILNRVLPPDIRVLAWAPVGPEFSARFSCLSRTYRYFFPCAQLDVALMDTAAQRYVGTHDFRNLCKMDVANGVLNFQRTILSARVTWVDRGGEARPRDPFRLCQFEVTGQAFLYHQVRCMMAVLFLIGQGMESPDVIDELLNVEKNPRKPQYSMAVEFPLVLYDCEFPDLQWLYDQEVQGFNVTHLQQLWASHAIKTHVLRDMLAGLDAAPVATRKGPESSLVPWSELQPPIHSQISGFMEGVQARTYKPLLARPRCEGLEARIEHFVRRGRIEPPQGPGLPGDWAGESPEGKRGSSGAPEQLPKRICMDPE